A genomic region of Denticeps clupeoides chromosome 17, fDenClu1.1, whole genome shotgun sequence contains the following coding sequences:
- the LOC114767299 gene encoding cholesterol side-chain cleavage enzyme, mitochondrial yields the protein MARLGLCHHFLSISSTETVMMRMCHSSSPASRSTAFPHFTSTVQPFSKLPGLWKNSLANLYNFWKLDGFRNIHRIMLQNFNTFGPIYREKIGYYESVNIIYPEDAAILFKAEGAYPQRLRVAPWTSYRDFRNRKYGVLLKDGEDWRTNRIVLNKEVISPKVQGNFVPLLDEVGHDFVSRVHKKIERSGQNKWTTDLSQELFKYALESVGSVLYGERFGLLLDHIDPEAQHFIDCISAMFRTTSPMLYIPPDLLRRVGSKLWKEHVEAWDGIFNQADRCIQNIYRQLRKDSGNRNKYPGVLASLLMLDKLSIEDIKASITELMAGGVDTTSITLQWTLYELARHPDLQEELRAEIRAARTASDGDMLQMLKMVPLLKGALKETLRLHPVAVSLQRYITEDIVIQNYHIPSGTLVQLGLYAMGRSHRIFTQPESYVPSRWTRTRNQYFRSLGFGFGPRQCLGRRIAETEMQLFLIHMLENFRIEKQRTVEVRSTFELILLPEKPIILTIKPLSSS from the exons ATGGCCAGGTTGGGTTTATGTCACCATTTTTTGTCCATCTCCTCCACTGAGACTGTGATGATGAGGATGTGCCATAGCAGCTCCCCAGCCAGCAGATCTACAGCATTCCCCCATTTTACTTCAACGGTACAGCCTTTCAGCAAGCTCCCTGGGCTCTGGAAGAACAGTCTGGCCAACCTGTACAACTTCTGGAAACTGGATGGCTTCCGGAACATTCATCGCATCATGCTTCAGAACTTCAACACTTTTGGGCCTATTTACAG GGAGAAAATTGGATACTACGAGAGTGTGAATATAATCTACCCTGAAGATGCAGCCATCTTGTTCAAGGCTGAAGGCGCCTACCCACAAAGACTCAGAGTCGCACCGTGGACCTCTTACAGAGACTTCAGGAACCGTAAATATGGAGTCCTGCTTAA AGATGGGGAAGACTGGCGGACCAACCGAATTGTACTCAATAAGGAAGTGATCTCACCCAAGGTTCAGGGCAACTTTGTGCCACTCCTGGATGAAGTGGGCCATGATTTTGTGTCCCGGGTCCATAAAAAAATTGAGAGGAGTGGACAGAACAAGTGGACAACTGACCTGTCACAGGAACTCTTCAAATACGCATTAGAAT CTGTGGGCTCTGTGCTCTATGGAGAAAGGTTTGGGCTCCTGTTGGACCACATTGACCCAGAGGCCCAGCACTTCATTGACTGCATCTCTGCCATGTTCAGAACCACGTCGCCAATGCTGTACATCCCCCCTGACCTGCTGCGACGGGTGGGATCCAAGTTGTGGAAGGAGCACGTGGAGGCTTGGGATGGCATCTTCAACCAGG CTGACCGCTGTATTCAGAACATTTACAGGCAGCTAAGGAAGGACTCAGGGAACAGAAACAAATACCCAGGGGTGCTGGCAAGTCTGCTCATGCTGGACAAGCTGTCCATTGAGGACATCAAAGCCAGCATCACAGAACTGATGGCCGGTGGTGTTGACACA ACATCCATCACACTGCAGTGGACCCTGTATGAACTGGCCAGACACCCTGACCTGCAGGAGGAGCTGAGGGCTGAGATCCGAGCAGCTCGTACGGCATCCGATGGCGACATGCTACAGATGCTCAAAATGGTTCCTTTGCTGAAAGGAGCACTGAAGGAGACTCTGAG ATTGCACCCAGTGGCAGTTAGTTTGCAGAGGTACATTACAGAAGACATAGTGATCCAAAACTACCACATTCCATCTGGG ACTCTAGTGCAGCTTGGCCTCTATGCTATGGGCAGGAGCCACCGCATTTTCACTCAGCCTGAGTCTTATGTCCCATCTCGGTGGACAAGGACCAGGAACCAGTACTTCCGGAGTCTAGGATTCGGCTTCGGGCCACGGCAGTGTCTGGGCCGCAGGATTGCTGAGACGGAGATGCAGCTGTTCCTTATTCAT ATGCTGGAGAACTTTCGGATTGAGAAACAGAGAACGGTGGAAGTCAGGAGCACATTTGAACTTATCCTACTGCCAGAGAAGCCCATTATTCTGACCATCAAACCTCTGAGCAGCAGCTGA
- the ccdc33 gene encoding coiled-coil domain-containing protein 33 isoform X2 — translation MLQHYRPHKRALQRETFGLPSFDALAQILPEYQHFFKTGGTQNKLPSAPAPAEDAGTREVIEHQTKELENYRTAMTKMADDIIDLRTQMVALESENSQLCSELSQHQDLRRTLLDETDIDVMTKTEIVDRIVALKDKLASETTKTVTQKDKIHQLQNELIRKMDGEKELLQLTQAHQQLQAELQSHLGRMASLEVTLLQQEKVIEKMEKVLNMNLMDRNKHYGDRRKMNKKHKDKVDGVKREIESALAVENSRLREELERMRQQPPQVIVQPSIQAPESYPVKEKLHILAQLQRAESRIRMLEAQLEENSRCWGKEKQSMLTRLSEHDYGFAQTSTMILHDLPQKDIQI, via the exons CTCCAGCGAGAGACATTTGGTCTCCCATCTTTTGATGCGCTTGCCCAGATTCTCCCAGAATACCAGCACTTCTTTAAAACGGGAggaacacaaaacaaact CCCCAgtgctccagctccagctgagGATGCTGGCACAAGAGAGGTCATTGAGCACCAGACAAAA GAACTGGAGAATTACCGAACCGCCATGACCAAGATGGCGGACGACATTATAGATCTGAGGACGCAGATGGTGGCCTTGGAGTCGGAGAACAGCCAGTTATGCAGTGAGCTGAGTCAGCATCAGGACCTGAGACGCACCCTCCTTGATGAAACAGACATAGATGTCATGACCAAGACTGAGATTGTGGACAGAATCG TGGCTCTGAAGGATAAACTGGCGAGTGAGACAACCAAAACAGTCACTCAGAAGGACAAGATCCATCAGCTTCAGAATGAACTTATCAGA aagATGGATGGTGAGAaggagctgctgcagctcaCCCAGGCccaccagcagctgcaggctgagCTCCAGAGCCACCTGGGTAGAATGGCCAGCCTAGAGGTCACACTGCTGCAGCAGGAGAAG GTCATCGAGAAGATGGAAAAAGTCCTGAACATGAATCTGATGGACAGAAATAAACACTATGGTGACAGAAGGAAGatgaacaaaaaacacaaag ATAAGGTGGATGGGGTGAAGAGAGAGATTGAGTCTGCTTTGGCTGTAGAGAACTCCCGACTCCGAGAGGAGCTGGAAAGGATGAGACAACAGCCTCCACAAGTCATTGTGCAGCCATCAATACAG GCACCAGAATCTTACCCTGTTAAAGAGAAGCTTCATATTTTGGCACAGTTACAGAGGGCGGAGTCTCGCATACGCATGCTGGAGGCGCAG CTTGAAGAAAATTCAAGATGTTGGGGTAAAGAGAAACAGTCCATGCTGACCAGACTCAGTGAGCATGACTACGGTTTTGCCCAAACCTCCACCATGATTCTTCATGACCTCCCACAG AAAGACATCCAAATCTAG
- the ccdc33 gene encoding coiled-coil domain-containing protein 33 isoform X1, which translates to MLQHYRPHKRALQRETFGLPSFDALAQILPEYQHFFKTGGTQNKLPSAPAPAEDAGTREVIEHQTKELENYRTAMTKMADDIIDLRTQMVALESENSQLCSELSQHQDLRRTLLDETDIDVMTKTEIVDRIVALKDKLASETTKTVTQKDKIHQLQNELIRKMDGEKELLQLTQAHQQLQAELQSHLGRMASLEVTLLQQEKVIEKMEKVLNMNLMDRNKHYGDRRKMNKKHKDKVDGVKREIESALAVENSRLREELERMRQQPPQVIVQPSIQAPESYPVKEKLHILAQLQRAESRIRMLEAQLEENSRCWGKEKQSMLTRLSEHDYGFAQTSTMILHDLPQVHTTFSLL; encoded by the exons CTCCAGCGAGAGACATTTGGTCTCCCATCTTTTGATGCGCTTGCCCAGATTCTCCCAGAATACCAGCACTTCTTTAAAACGGGAggaacacaaaacaaact CCCCAgtgctccagctccagctgagGATGCTGGCACAAGAGAGGTCATTGAGCACCAGACAAAA GAACTGGAGAATTACCGAACCGCCATGACCAAGATGGCGGACGACATTATAGATCTGAGGACGCAGATGGTGGCCTTGGAGTCGGAGAACAGCCAGTTATGCAGTGAGCTGAGTCAGCATCAGGACCTGAGACGCACCCTCCTTGATGAAACAGACATAGATGTCATGACCAAGACTGAGATTGTGGACAGAATCG TGGCTCTGAAGGATAAACTGGCGAGTGAGACAACCAAAACAGTCACTCAGAAGGACAAGATCCATCAGCTTCAGAATGAACTTATCAGA aagATGGATGGTGAGAaggagctgctgcagctcaCCCAGGCccaccagcagctgcaggctgagCTCCAGAGCCACCTGGGTAGAATGGCCAGCCTAGAGGTCACACTGCTGCAGCAGGAGAAG GTCATCGAGAAGATGGAAAAAGTCCTGAACATGAATCTGATGGACAGAAATAAACACTATGGTGACAGAAGGAAGatgaacaaaaaacacaaag ATAAGGTGGATGGGGTGAAGAGAGAGATTGAGTCTGCTTTGGCTGTAGAGAACTCCCGACTCCGAGAGGAGCTGGAAAGGATGAGACAACAGCCTCCACAAGTCATTGTGCAGCCATCAATACAG GCACCAGAATCTTACCCTGTTAAAGAGAAGCTTCATATTTTGGCACAGTTACAGAGGGCGGAGTCTCGCATACGCATGCTGGAGGCGCAG CTTGAAGAAAATTCAAGATGTTGGGGTAAAGAGAAACAGTCCATGCTGACCAGACTCAGTGAGCATGACTACGGTTTTGCCCAAACCTCCACCATGATTCTTCATGACCTCCCACAGGTCCATACAACCTTCAGCTTACTGTGA
- the ccdc33 gene encoding coiled-coil domain-containing protein 33 isoform X3, whose product MLQHYRPHKRALQRETFGLPSFDALAQILPEYQHFFKTGGTQNKLPSAPAPAEDAGTREVIEHQTKELENYRTAMTKMADDIIDLRTQMVALESENSQLCSELSQHQDLRRTLLDETDIDVMTKTEIVDRIVALKDKLASETTKTVTQKDKIHQLQNELIRKMDGEKELLQLTQAHQQLQAELQSHLGRMASLEVTLLQQEKVIEKMEKVLNMNLMDRNKHYGDRRKMNKKHKDKVDGVKREIESALAVENSRLREELERMRQQPPQVIVQPSIQLQRAESRIRMLEAQLEENSRCWGKEKQSMLTRLSEHDYGFAQTSTMILHDLPQVHTTFSLL is encoded by the exons CTCCAGCGAGAGACATTTGGTCTCCCATCTTTTGATGCGCTTGCCCAGATTCTCCCAGAATACCAGCACTTCTTTAAAACGGGAggaacacaaaacaaact CCCCAgtgctccagctccagctgagGATGCTGGCACAAGAGAGGTCATTGAGCACCAGACAAAA GAACTGGAGAATTACCGAACCGCCATGACCAAGATGGCGGACGACATTATAGATCTGAGGACGCAGATGGTGGCCTTGGAGTCGGAGAACAGCCAGTTATGCAGTGAGCTGAGTCAGCATCAGGACCTGAGACGCACCCTCCTTGATGAAACAGACATAGATGTCATGACCAAGACTGAGATTGTGGACAGAATCG TGGCTCTGAAGGATAAACTGGCGAGTGAGACAACCAAAACAGTCACTCAGAAGGACAAGATCCATCAGCTTCAGAATGAACTTATCAGA aagATGGATGGTGAGAaggagctgctgcagctcaCCCAGGCccaccagcagctgcaggctgagCTCCAGAGCCACCTGGGTAGAATGGCCAGCCTAGAGGTCACACTGCTGCAGCAGGAGAAG GTCATCGAGAAGATGGAAAAAGTCCTGAACATGAATCTGATGGACAGAAATAAACACTATGGTGACAGAAGGAAGatgaacaaaaaacacaaag ATAAGGTGGATGGGGTGAAGAGAGAGATTGAGTCTGCTTTGGCTGTAGAGAACTCCCGACTCCGAGAGGAGCTGGAAAGGATGAGACAACAGCCTCCACAAGTCATTGTGCAGCCATCAATACAG TTACAGAGGGCGGAGTCTCGCATACGCATGCTGGAGGCGCAG CTTGAAGAAAATTCAAGATGTTGGGGTAAAGAGAAACAGTCCATGCTGACCAGACTCAGTGAGCATGACTACGGTTTTGCCCAAACCTCCACCATGATTCTTCATGACCTCCCACAGGTCCATACAACCTTCAGCTTACTGTGA